In Nonomuraea sp. NBC_00507, the following are encoded in one genomic region:
- a CDS encoding SRPBCC domain-containing protein: protein MYSTRVSQYVNAPRSAVYRALVEADAIRKWRVPAGMSSHVHEFHARVGGSFRISLTYDAPGPTGKSASHTDTYHGHFAELVPDERVVEVLEFETDDPALRGTMTMTTTLTDAGPGTEVVIVHDGIPDSVPAADNETGTRMALANLAALVEGNPAFT, encoded by the coding sequence ATGTACTCGACGCGGGTCTCTCAGTACGTGAATGCGCCGCGTTCAGCCGTCTACCGGGCGCTCGTGGAAGCGGACGCGATCAGGAAATGGCGGGTGCCGGCGGGGATGAGCAGCCACGTCCACGAGTTCCACGCTCGCGTAGGCGGCTCGTTCCGGATCTCCCTCACCTACGACGCGCCAGGACCGACCGGCAAGTCGGCCTCGCACACCGACACCTACCATGGCCACTTCGCGGAGCTGGTCCCGGACGAGCGGGTGGTGGAGGTGCTCGAGTTCGAGACCGACGATCCCGCGCTGCGCGGCACCATGACGATGACGACGACGCTCACCGACGCCGGTCCCGGCACCGAGGTCGTCATCGTGCACGATGGGATCCCCGACAGCGTGCCGGCCGCCGACAACGAGACGGGCACGCGGATGGCCCTGGCGAACCTGGCCGCGCTGGTCGAGGGAAACCCGGCATTCACCTGA
- a CDS encoding TetR/AcrR family transcriptional regulator, producing MARQRAFDRDTALESALREFWRHGYEATSIAALTAAMGIRPPSLYAAFGDKRRLFEEAVRRYQETYGAFTTRALAEEPTGRQAIERVLREAAAEYASEEHPRGCLIISAAVNCGPESAEVEELLRGFREQAKAAVKRRIDDDVAARLIPADTDTAGLAGFYASMIQGMSAQSRDGAGHEELLRIATLAMSAWPAATGD from the coding sequence ATGGCCAGACAACGGGCATTCGACCGGGACACGGCGCTGGAGAGCGCCCTGCGGGAGTTCTGGCGGCACGGCTACGAGGCGACCTCGATCGCCGCGCTCACCGCCGCGATGGGCATCAGGCCGCCCAGCCTGTACGCCGCCTTCGGCGACAAACGGCGGCTGTTCGAGGAGGCCGTGCGCCGCTACCAGGAGACCTACGGCGCCTTCACCACCCGTGCCCTGGCCGAGGAGCCGACCGGGCGGCAGGCGATCGAGCGGGTACTCCGGGAGGCCGCCGCCGAGTACGCGAGCGAGGAGCACCCGAGAGGCTGCCTGATCATCTCGGCTGCGGTGAACTGCGGGCCCGAGTCCGCGGAGGTGGAGGAGCTGTTGCGCGGGTTCAGGGAGCAGGCCAAGGCGGCGGTCAAGCGGCGGATCGACGACGACGTGGCGGCCCGGCTCATCCCGGCGGACACCGACACGGCGGGCCTGGCCGGGTTCTACGCTTCGATGATCCAGGGCATGTCAGCGCAGTCCCGCGACGGGGCCGGGCACGAGGAGCTCCTGCGCATCGCCACGCTGGCGATGTCCGCCTGGCCGGCCGCCACGGGCGATTGA
- a CDS encoding cytochrome ubiquinol oxidase subunit I — METVDLARLQFALTAGAHFLFVALTLGLATLVAVIQTRATLTGSPVHLRMTRFWGQLYIINYAMGIVTGLVMEFQLGLSWSGLTEYAGNVFGSALAIETLVAFFIESTFLGLWIFGWNKLNRWAHLALIWIVTLTAYASAFWIMIANGFLQNPVGHVVDGDTLRLVDFGAMVANPAAQVAFGHVMGGAMITGGFFMAGVSAYHLRKRTAEQDFFRKSLRLGIGVALPATMFTVTFGGLGFETMQPSKLAAWSGSAAERAEVQAAMVAAHGPGDYLPPIGWVYGAGLTMMLLWVVMTLVALLSFLLMAFRPVVRGFRLWHWLLTLMIPVPFVTMISGWIFREVGRQPWAVYGLLKTSDAMSPVTAGQMRLSIVAFTGVFSVLILVNYWLLARHARRGPGAVALGDRPLDTPAAPVLSF, encoded by the coding sequence ATGGAAACCGTGGACCTCGCCCGCCTGCAGTTCGCGCTCACCGCGGGCGCGCATTTTCTCTTCGTGGCGCTGACGCTCGGCCTGGCGACGCTGGTGGCCGTCATCCAGACCCGGGCGACGCTGACCGGCAGCCCGGTCCACCTGCGGATGACACGGTTCTGGGGCCAGCTCTACATCATCAACTACGCGATGGGCATCGTCACCGGGCTGGTCATGGAGTTCCAGCTGGGGCTGTCGTGGAGTGGGCTCACCGAGTACGCGGGCAACGTCTTCGGCTCGGCGCTGGCGATCGAGACGCTGGTGGCGTTCTTCATCGAGTCCACGTTCCTGGGCCTGTGGATCTTCGGCTGGAACAAGCTGAATCGGTGGGCGCACCTGGCGCTGATCTGGATCGTCACGCTGACGGCTTACGCGTCGGCGTTCTGGATCATGATCGCGAACGGCTTCCTGCAGAACCCGGTCGGCCACGTGGTGGACGGCGACACGCTGCGGCTGGTCGACTTCGGCGCGATGGTGGCCAACCCGGCGGCACAGGTCGCGTTCGGGCACGTGATGGGCGGCGCGATGATCACCGGCGGGTTCTTCATGGCCGGGGTGAGCGCGTACCACCTGCGCAAGCGCACCGCCGAGCAGGACTTCTTCCGCAAGTCCCTGCGGCTCGGGATCGGGGTGGCGCTGCCGGCGACGATGTTCACGGTGACGTTCGGCGGGCTCGGGTTCGAGACCATGCAGCCGAGCAAGCTCGCGGCCTGGTCGGGATCGGCCGCCGAGCGGGCCGAGGTCCAGGCGGCGATGGTCGCCGCGCACGGGCCCGGCGACTACCTGCCGCCGATCGGCTGGGTGTATGGCGCCGGACTCACGATGATGCTGCTGTGGGTGGTGATGACGCTGGTCGCGCTGCTGAGCTTCCTGCTGATGGCCTTCCGGCCGGTGGTGCGGGGATTCCGGCTCTGGCACTGGCTGCTGACGCTGATGATCCCGGTGCCGTTCGTCACCATGATCTCTGGCTGGATCTTCCGTGAGGTGGGACGGCAGCCCTGGGCCGTGTACGGGCTGCTGAAGACGTCCGACGCGATGTCGCCGGTGACCGCGGGCCAGATGCGGCTCTCGATCGTGGCCTTCACCGGTGTGTTCTCCGTCCTCATCCTGGTCAACTACTGGCTGCTGGCCAGGCACGCCCGGCGCGGGCCCGGCGCCGTGGCCCTGGGCGACCGCCCGCTCGACACCCCCGCCGCCCCCGTTCTCAGTTTCTAG
- a CDS encoding response regulator transcription factor: MIRVLLADDQTLVRAGFRSILSDEDDIEVVAEAPNGAAAVTGAREHRPDVVLMDIRMPELDGLEATRQIAGDPRLDGVKVIILTTFDLDDYVYGALRAGASGFLVKDTEPAELIHAVRVVARGDALISPSVTRRLIAEFAGRVKRPEPGPELNALTEREREVMTLVAAGLSNDEIAARLVLSPATAKTHVSRIMTKLSVRDRAQVVVLAYEAGMITPGWLTP, encoded by the coding sequence ATGATCCGCGTGTTACTGGCCGACGACCAGACCCTGGTCCGGGCCGGGTTCCGGTCCATACTCAGCGACGAGGACGACATCGAGGTCGTCGCCGAGGCCCCCAACGGGGCGGCGGCCGTCACCGGGGCCCGCGAGCACCGCCCCGACGTCGTGCTGATGGACATCCGCATGCCCGAGCTCGACGGCCTGGAGGCCACCCGCCAGATCGCCGGCGACCCGCGGCTCGACGGCGTCAAGGTGATCATCCTGACCACGTTCGACCTGGACGACTACGTCTACGGCGCGCTGCGGGCCGGCGCGAGCGGCTTCCTGGTCAAGGACACCGAGCCGGCCGAGCTGATCCACGCGGTCCGGGTCGTGGCCAGGGGCGACGCGCTGATCTCGCCATCGGTCACCCGGCGGCTGATCGCCGAGTTCGCCGGCCGGGTCAAGCGCCCCGAGCCGGGACCCGAGCTCAACGCGCTCACCGAGCGCGAGCGCGAGGTCATGACGCTGGTGGCCGCGGGCCTGTCGAACGACGAGATCGCGGCCCGGCTCGTGCTCAGTCCCGCCACCGCGAAGACGCATGTCAGCCGCATCATGACGAAGTTGTCGGTCCGCGACAGAGCCCAGGTCGTGGTGCTCGCCTACGAGGCCGGCATGATCACTCCTGGCTGGCTTACCCCCTGA
- a CDS encoding alpha-amylase family glycosyl hydrolase gives MRTAHDRGLRVIADLVVTSDQHPWFAQARQSKDSPLRDWYVWSDAPEPDDPSQVVFPDKESSFWEYDEESGQYRAVPHRERQPQAGHPA, from the coding sequence ATGCGCACCGCCCACGACCGCGGCCTGCGGGTGATCGCGGACCTCGTCGTCACCTCCGACCAGCACCCCTGGTTCGCGCAGGCGCGTCAGAGCAAGGACTCGCCGCTGCGGGACTGGTACGTCTGGTCCGACGCCCCCGAGCCGGACGACCCGAGCCAGGTGGTCTTCCCCGACAAGGAGAGCTCCTTCTGGGAGTACGACGAGGAGTCGGGGCAGTACCGTGCCGTTCCTCATCGAGAACGTCAACCCCAAGCTGGCCACCCCGCATGA
- a CDS encoding sensor histidine kinase, which yields MRRPSTSTIVSLVAIAAVLAGVLITYAFRGARQPNGLDVVLPIIACAGLLARRAYPVAALIVVAVSVAIYYPWAGLDGPLLVLAFLVLYTAADRGRLIAAITVGAVLLLGMGIGELDGPRHVDDSMFVAIAGWVVAAIAFGGVTRNRRAYLEEAERRAIDAEHSKEEEAMRRESEERLRIARELHDVLGHNISMINVQAAAALHGLKKRPEDAETALRTIKDTSKETLRELRTTLGVLRQVDEHAPTAPADSLTRLDTLVAASGLEVRTELSGPLDAVPTEVDLAATRIIREALTNVSRHSGTTQATLTVSNTSGNIMIRVEDEGPGASYEGGSGFGLQGMSERASALGGTLEAGPRPEGGFRVVARLPLNGVR from the coding sequence ATGCGAAGGCCGTCCACCAGCACGATCGTGTCGCTCGTGGCGATCGCGGCGGTGCTGGCCGGGGTGTTGATCACTTACGCCTTCCGCGGCGCCAGGCAGCCGAACGGGCTGGATGTGGTGCTGCCGATCATCGCCTGCGCCGGACTGCTGGCGCGGCGCGCCTATCCCGTGGCGGCGCTGATCGTCGTGGCCGTGTCCGTCGCCATCTACTATCCGTGGGCGGGGCTCGACGGGCCGCTGCTCGTGCTGGCGTTCCTGGTCCTCTACACCGCCGCCGACCGGGGCCGCCTCATCGCGGCCATCACGGTGGGCGCGGTGTTGCTGCTCGGCATGGGGATCGGCGAGCTCGACGGTCCCCGGCACGTGGACGACAGCATGTTCGTCGCGATCGCCGGCTGGGTGGTGGCGGCCATCGCGTTCGGCGGGGTCACCCGCAACCGGCGCGCCTACCTGGAGGAGGCCGAGCGGCGCGCGATCGACGCCGAGCACAGCAAGGAAGAGGAGGCCATGCGCCGCGAGAGCGAGGAGCGCCTGCGCATCGCCCGCGAGTTGCACGACGTGCTCGGGCACAACATCTCGATGATCAATGTGCAGGCGGCCGCCGCGTTGCACGGGCTGAAGAAGCGGCCCGAGGACGCCGAGACGGCACTGCGGACGATCAAGGACACCAGCAAGGAGACGCTGCGCGAGCTGCGCACCACGCTCGGGGTGCTGCGGCAGGTCGACGAGCACGCGCCGACCGCGCCCGCCGACAGCCTGACGCGGCTGGACACGCTGGTCGCCGCCTCCGGCCTGGAGGTGCGCACGGAGCTGTCGGGCCCGCTCGACGCGGTGCCGACCGAGGTGGACCTGGCCGCCACCCGCATCATCAGGGAGGCGCTGACGAACGTCTCCCGCCATTCCGGTACGACCCAGGCCACGCTGACCGTCAGCAACACGTCCGGAAATATCATGATCCGCGTGGAGGATGAGGGGCCGGGCGCCTCCTACGAGGGAGGCAGCGGCTTCGGCTTGCAGGGCATGAGCGAACGGGCGAGCGCGCTCGGCGGCACCCTGGAGGCGGGCCCCCGCCCCGAGGGCGGCTTCCGCGTCGTCGCCCGCCTGCCGCTGAACGGAGTGCGATGA
- a CDS encoding cytochrome d ubiquinol oxidase subunit II, whose translation MEIFILAFFALGYLVLAGADIGVGMTLPYLGRSADERREVIAAIAPFFLGNEVWLVATAGVLAGLFPELEGELLSGNYSVVVALLMAWVVRDMGLWLRGRVPGRRWAGFWDGATVAGSWGLALSWGLLLSHVLLGIQGPIALLPALVVAALFATHGLTFAALRLRGVLRERAALLSGGSGGPVEGRTYALTAAALVAVGMLAGLRLPLHPGTAGSLLVPVILGLIPLLVAAQGWVWWTFRHRVTGPSYL comes from the coding sequence ATGGAGATCTTCATCCTGGCCTTCTTCGCGCTCGGCTACCTCGTGCTGGCCGGGGCCGACATCGGGGTCGGCATGACGCTGCCGTACCTGGGGCGCTCGGCGGACGAGCGGCGCGAGGTGATCGCCGCGATCGCGCCGTTCTTCCTCGGCAACGAGGTGTGGCTGGTGGCGACGGCCGGTGTGCTCGCGGGGCTCTTCCCCGAGTTGGAGGGCGAGCTGCTGAGCGGGAACTATTCGGTGGTCGTGGCGCTGCTGATGGCGTGGGTCGTGCGGGACATGGGGCTGTGGCTGCGCGGGCGGGTGCCGGGCCGGCGGTGGGCGGGATTCTGGGACGGCGCGACCGTGGCGGGCAGCTGGGGTCTGGCGCTGAGCTGGGGCCTGCTGCTCAGCCATGTGCTGCTGGGCATCCAGGGGCCGATCGCCCTGCTGCCCGCCCTCGTAGTGGCCGCGTTGTTCGCCACGCACGGGCTGACGTTCGCGGCGCTGCGGCTGCGCGGGGTGTTGCGGGAGCGGGCCGCCCTGTTGTCCGGCGGATCCGGCGGGCCCGTGGAGGGCCGCACGTACGCGCTGACCGCCGCCGCGCTGGTGGCCGTCGGGATGCTCGCGGGGCTGCGGCTGCCGCTGCACCCCGGCACGGCCGGGTCCCTGCTGGTGCCGGTGATCCTGGGGCTGATTCCGCTGCTGGTGGCGGCGCAGGGGTGGGTGTGGTGGACCTTCCGGCACCGGGTGACCGGCCCGTCCTACCTCTGA
- a CDS encoding PPOX class F420-dependent oxidoreductase: protein MSFTDEEIAYLQSQPLARLSTVSGDGQPDVVPVAFEFDGKGFWVGGVGEQVLNTRKFRNLKAGNLKVALVVDDLLSLDPFVARGVRVYGLAEQPVERVGMVGPGLYSRITPTVSWSWNLAGEPAGETWYATRRAVHH from the coding sequence ATGTCGTTCACCGATGAAGAAATCGCCTACCTGCAGTCGCAGCCGCTCGCCCGGCTGTCCACCGTGTCCGGGGACGGGCAGCCCGATGTGGTGCCGGTCGCGTTCGAGTTCGACGGGAAGGGCTTCTGGGTCGGGGGTGTCGGCGAGCAGGTCCTGAACACCCGGAAGTTCCGCAACCTGAAGGCGGGGAACCTCAAGGTGGCCCTGGTCGTCGACGACCTGCTGTCGCTCGATCCGTTCGTCGCGCGTGGCGTGCGGGTCTACGGACTGGCCGAGCAGCCGGTCGAACGGGTCGGGATGGTCGGCCCGGGCCTCTACAGCCGGATCACGCCGACCGTGTCGTGGAGCTGGAACCTGGCGGGCGAGCCAGCCGGAGAGACCTGGTACGCGACGCGGCGCGCAGTGCACCACTGA
- a CDS encoding SDR family NAD(P)-dependent oxidoreductase, with amino-acid sequence MKTALVTGASRGIGRAIALRLASDGFRVAITYAADESAAKEVVDLLGNGAFAVQADLGVQEDVHRLTERLRQETPVLDVLVNNAGIGSSGPIGQETPQAYDRVFAVNVKGLFFLTQQVLPLIPDGGRIVNITSGVARIAFPEGIAYAMTKGAVQVFTLALAKELGPRGITVNNVAPGIIDTDANAAWLRGNPDAEAYAASRHALGRVGQADEIGNAVAFAASEQASFVTGSTIDATGGGNL; translated from the coding sequence ATGAAGACCGCCCTCGTGACGGGAGCGAGCCGGGGGATCGGCCGCGCCATCGCGTTGCGTCTGGCCTCGGACGGCTTCCGTGTGGCCATCACGTACGCCGCCGATGAGAGCGCGGCCAAGGAGGTGGTGGACCTCCTCGGGAACGGCGCTTTCGCCGTTCAGGCGGACCTGGGCGTGCAGGAGGACGTCCACAGGCTCACCGAGCGCCTCCGGCAGGAGACACCCGTGCTCGATGTGCTGGTCAACAACGCGGGCATCGGCTCGTCGGGACCCATCGGACAGGAGACGCCGCAGGCGTACGACCGGGTGTTCGCCGTCAACGTCAAAGGACTGTTCTTCCTCACCCAGCAGGTGCTGCCGCTGATCCCTGACGGTGGCCGGATCGTCAACATCACCTCGGGCGTGGCGCGCATCGCCTTTCCCGAGGGCATCGCGTACGCGATGACGAAGGGCGCGGTGCAGGTGTTCACGCTGGCGCTGGCCAAGGAGCTGGGACCGCGCGGCATCACGGTCAACAACGTCGCGCCCGGCATCATCGACACCGACGCCAACGCGGCCTGGCTACGCGGCAACCCCGACGCGGAGGCGTACGCGGCGAGCCGCCACGCGCTCGGCCGGGTCGGGCAGGCCGACGAGATCGGGAACGCGGTCGCGTTCGCCGCCTCGGAGCAGGCGAGCTTCGTCACCGGCAGCACCATCGACGCCACCGGCGGCGGCAACCTCTAG